Proteins found in one Rhinolophus ferrumequinum isolate MPI-CBG mRhiFer1 chromosome 9, mRhiFer1_v1.p, whole genome shotgun sequence genomic segment:
- the LOC117027690 gene encoding regulatory solute carrier protein family 1 member 1 isoform X3, whose product MSSLPTSDGFNHPARPPGQSPEIGNPARLAHSVPASVCSIKPSDPDSIEPKAAKSMKASAEFQRASEKEEHLPLQDLSDRASPADQSPAMPLQNSSEEAIVTDNLEKSPAERGTQGLKSHLHTRQEASLSVTTTRMQEPQRALGEKGWHPECQTLSQVNGLQHEEPGNGRHEVVQQNAPREQEHLRNTGDLELHGEGQQNQPKSVDVEATMKGDRLQQNVDLPDTQKNTLRSGCFDCSNSETLMEVDIVEQSLVAVLNSTGSQNANVKNIGAADLTLDNPLMEVEASKCSPSSEILSNSISTQNLQLPERNAEMSGTNKAYGNGSPSLSLCGNCQPSVESAEESCSSITAALKELHELLVISSKPASENTSEEVTCQSEMVTEGQTGVEDLSERWTQNKHLPATQNEQCSQVSFHQAISVSVETEKLTNTSTGTGIEDVESINFKDPGDGLLTDKEGIPKSRESVNTSSSVTRASAKTSDQLHCTLGVEISPRRLAGEEDALNQTSEQTTPLSSNFVLVKDLGQGTQNPVTDRPETRDDVCPEAGPASYPSSPSILPPLIFPAADIDRILRAGFTLQEALGALHQVGGNADLALLVLLAKNIVVPT is encoded by the coding sequence ATGTCATCATTACCAACTTCAGATGGATTTAACCATCCAGCCCGTCCTCCAGGGCAGAGTCCTGAGATTGGTAATCCTGCGCGTCTTGCTCACTCTGTCCCTGCTTCAGTCTGCTCTATCAAGCCCAGTGACCCAGACAGCATCGAACCCAAGGCTGCGAAGTCTATGAAGGCTTCGGCTGAATTCCAGAGAGCCTCTGAAAAGGAAGAACATCTTCCTCTACAGGATCTTTCTGATCGTGCTTCTCCAGCAGACCAGAGTCCAGCTATGCCTTTGCAGAATTCATCCGAAGAAGCCATTGTTACAGATAATCTGGAGAAATCTCCTGCTGAAAGAGGCACCCAAGGCCTCAAGTCTCATCTCCACACAAGACAGGAAGCTAGTTTGTCTGTCACAACTACTAGGATGCAAGAACCACAGAGGGCCCTAGGTGAAAAGGGTTGGCATCCAGAATGTCAGACTCTGAGTCAAGTGAATGGCCTTCAGCATGAAGAACCAGGAAACGGACGGCATGAGGTTGTACAACAGAATGCTCCACGTGAACAAGAACATCTTCGTAACACAGGGGACCTTGAACTTCATGGAGAAGGGCAACAGAATCAACCAAAAAGCGTTGATGTGGAAGCTACAATGAAAGGAGACAGGCTACAGCAGAATGTGGACCTTCCAGATACACAGAAAAATACTCTACGTTCAGGATGCTTTGACTGCTCAAATTCCGAAACACTTATGGAAGTAGATATAGTTGAACAGTCCCTAGTGGCTGTGCTTAATTCAACAGGCAGTCAGAATGCTAATGTCAAGAACATTGGTGCAGCTGACCTCACCTTAGATAACCCCTTGATGGAAGTAGAAGCATCAAAATGTAGCCCTTCATCTGAAATTTTGAGTAATTCCATTTCCACTCAGAATTTGCAACTCCCAGAAAGGAATGCTGAAATGTCTGGAACCAATAAAGCATATGGCAATGGCTCCCCCTCTTTAAGCCTCTGTGGCAATTGTCAGCCCTCTGTGGAGTCAGCGGAGGAATCTTGCTCATCCATAACAGCAGCCTTGAAGGAACTTCATGAACTTTTGGTCATTAGTAGTAAACCAGCTTCAGAAAATACATCTGAAGAAGTTACCTGTCAATCAGAAATGGTAACTGAGGGCCAAACAGGTGTTGAGGACCTTTCTGAAAGATGGACCCAAAATAAGCATCTCCCAGCTACCCAGAATGAACAGTGTTCACAAGTCTCTTTTCATCAGGCCATATCTGTATCAGTGGagacagaaaaattaacaaacaccTCAACTGGCACTGGAATAGAAGATGTAGAAAGTATTAACTTCAAGGATCCAGGTGATGGCCTATTAACTGATAAGGAAGGTATCCCCAAGTCTAGGGAATCAGTAAACACGAGCAGTTCTGTCACTCGAGCCTCTGCCAAAACGTCAGATCAATTACATTGCACCTTAGGTGTAGAAATTTCACCCAGACGTTTAGCAGGTGAGGAGGATGCACTCAACCAGACTTCGGAGCAAACTACACCCTTGTCGTCGAATTTCGTATTGGTTAAAGATTTGGGTCAGGGCACGCAGAACCCAGTGACAGACAGGCCTGAGACCAGAGACGATGTCTGTCCTGAAGCAGGACCTGCCAGCTATCCCTCAAGTCCCTCCATTCTTCCACCATTAATTTTTCCTGCTGCAGACATTGACCGGATTCTCCGTGCCGGCTTTACTTTGCAGGAAGCTCTTGGGGCTTTGCATCaagttggtggaaatgcagacctTGCACTTCTTGTTTTGCTAGCAAAGAACATTGTAGTTCCTACATAA